One part of the Arabidopsis thaliana chromosome 1 sequence genome encodes these proteins:
- the TET10 gene encoding tetraspanin10 (tetraspanin10 (TET10); INVOLVED IN: aging; LOCATED IN: endomembrane system, integral to membrane; EXPRESSED IN: 22 plant structures; EXPRESSED DURING: 13 growth stages; CONTAINS InterPro DOMAIN/s: Tetraspanin (InterPro:IPR018499), Tetraspanin, subgroup (InterPro:IPR000301); BEST Arabidopsis thaliana protein match is: tetraspanin8 (TAIR:AT2G23810.1); Has 35333 Blast hits to 34131 proteins in 2444 species: Archae - 798; Bacteria - 22429; Metazoa - 974; Fungi - 991; Plants - 531; Viruses - 0; Other Eukaryotes - 9610 (source: NCBI BLink).) codes for MGMGTSTFVIRWVNLLTMLLAVAVIIFGVWMSTHNDGCRRSLTFPVIALGGFIFLISIIGFLGACKRSVALLWIYLAVLLIVLIAILVFTVLAFIVTNNGSGHTNPGLRYKEYKLNDYSSWFLKQLNNTSNWIRLKSCLVKSEQCRKLSKKYKTIKQLKSAELTPIEAGCCRPPSECGYPAVNASYYDLSFHSISSNKDCKLYKNLRTIKCYNCDSCKAGVAQYMKTEWRLVAIFNVSMVYFVGCCARRNAASYRSKA; via the exons ATGGGTATGGGCACAAGCACTTTCGTTATCAGATGGGTCAATCTTCTTACAATG CTATTGGCTGTGGCAGTGATAATATTTGGGGTGTGGATGAGTACACACAATGATGGTTGCAGAAGGTCACTTACATTTCCAGTTATAGCTCTTGGtggtttcatcttcttgat ATCCATAATCGGATTTCTTGGCGCGTGCAAGAGAAGTGTGGCGCTTCTTTGGATT TATCTTGCCGTGCTCCTGATCGTTTTGATCGCGATTCTTGTCTTTACCGTACTGGC GTTCATTGTAACAAACAATGGTTCTGGCCATACTAACCCTGGTTTAAG GTACAAGGAGTATAAGCTGAATGATTACAGCTCATGGTTTCTAAAACAG CTTAACAACACCAGTAACTGGATAAGACTAAAGAGTTGTCTTGTTAAATCCGAGCAATGTCGGAAGCTTTCCAAGAAATACAAG ACCATCAAACAGTTGAAATCCGCAGAATTAACCCCGATAGAAGCTGGATGTTGTCGACCACCATCTGA GTGTGGTTATCCTGCGGTGAATGCTTCTTACTATGACTTGAGCTTTCATTCGATAAGTTCTAACAAAGATTGTAAGCTTTACAAGAATTTGAGGACTATCAAGTGCTACAACTGTGATTCTTGCAA AGCTGGAGTTGCTCAGTACATGAAAACCGAGTGGCGACTTGTTGCGATCTTCAATGTG tcAATGGTTTACTTTGTTGGATGCTGTGCGAGAAGAAATGCTGCTAGTTACCGATCCAAAGCTTAG
- the TET10 gene encoding tetraspanin10 (tetraspanin10 (TET10); INVOLVED IN: aging; LOCATED IN: endomembrane system, integral to membrane; EXPRESSED IN: 22 plant structures; EXPRESSED DURING: 13 growth stages; CONTAINS InterPro DOMAIN/s: Tetraspanin (InterPro:IPR018499), Tetraspanin, subgroup (InterPro:IPR000301); BEST Arabidopsis thaliana protein match is: tetraspanin3 (TAIR:AT3G45600.1); Has 35333 Blast hits to 34131 proteins in 2444 species: Archae - 798; Bacteria - 22429; Metazoa - 974; Fungi - 991; Plants - 531; Viruses - 0; Other Eukaryotes - 9610 (source: NCBI BLink).), protein MGMGTSTFVIRWVNLLTMLLAVAVIIFGVWMSTHNDGCRRSLTFPVIALGGFIFLISIIGFLGACKRSVALLWIYLAVLLIVLIAILVFTVLAFIVTNNGSGHTNPGLRYKEYKLNDYSSWFLKQLNNTSNWIRLKSCLVKSEQCRKLSKKYKTIKQLKSAELTPIEAGCCRPPSECGYPAVNASYYDLSFHSISSNKDCKLYKNLRTIKCYNCDSCKAGVAQYMKTEWRLVAIFNVVLFVVLISSLLSTRFDSEQSFGLLNVNGLLCWMLCEKKCC, encoded by the exons ATGGGTATGGGCACAAGCACTTTCGTTATCAGATGGGTCAATCTTCTTACAATG CTATTGGCTGTGGCAGTGATAATATTTGGGGTGTGGATGAGTACACACAATGATGGTTGCAGAAGGTCACTTACATTTCCAGTTATAGCTCTTGGtggtttcatcttcttgat ATCCATAATCGGATTTCTTGGCGCGTGCAAGAGAAGTGTGGCGCTTCTTTGGATT TATCTTGCCGTGCTCCTGATCGTTTTGATCGCGATTCTTGTCTTTACCGTACTGGC GTTCATTGTAACAAACAATGGTTCTGGCCATACTAACCCTGGTTTAAG GTACAAGGAGTATAAGCTGAATGATTACAGCTCATGGTTTCTAAAACAG CTTAACAACACCAGTAACTGGATAAGACTAAAGAGTTGTCTTGTTAAATCCGAGCAATGTCGGAAGCTTTCCAAGAAATACAAG ACCATCAAACAGTTGAAATCCGCAGAATTAACCCCGATAGAAGCTGGATGTTGTCGACCACCATCTGA GTGTGGTTATCCTGCGGTGAATGCTTCTTACTATGACTTGAGCTTTCATTCGATAAGTTCTAACAAAGATTGTAAGCTTTACAAGAATTTGAGGACTATCAAGTGCTACAACTGTGATTCTTGCAA AGCTGGAGTTGCTCAGTACATGAAAACCGAGTGGCGACTTGTTGCGATCTTCAATGTGGTCCTGTTTGTTGTCTTGATAAGCTCTCTTCTTAGCACGAGATTTGACTCTGAACAAAGTTTTGGCCTTTTAAACG tcAATGGTTTACTTTGTTGGATGCTGTGCGAGAAGAAATGCTGCTAG
- the TET10 gene encoding tetraspanin10 (tetraspanin10 (TET10); INVOLVED IN: aging; LOCATED IN: endomembrane system, integral to membrane; EXPRESSED IN: 22 plant structures; EXPRESSED DURING: 13 growth stages; CONTAINS InterPro DOMAIN/s: Tetraspanin (InterPro:IPR018499), Tetraspanin, subgroup (InterPro:IPR000301); BEST Arabidopsis thaliana protein match is: tetraspanin3 (TAIR:AT3G45600.1); Has 817 Blast hits to 814 proteins in 84 species: Archae - 0; Bacteria - 0; Metazoa - 379; Fungi - 0; Plants - 422; Viruses - 0; Other Eukaryotes - 16 (source: NCBI BLink).) — translation MGMGTSTFVIRWVNLLTMLLAVAVIIFGVWMSTHNDGCRRSLTFPVIALGGFIFLISIIGFLGACKRSVALLWIYLAVLLIVLIAILVFTVLAFIVTNNGSGHTNPGLRYKEYKLNDYSSWFLKQLNNTSNWIRLKSCLVKSEQCRKLSKKYKTIKQLKSAELTPIEAGCCRPPSECGYPAVNASYYDLSFHSISSNKDCKLYKNLRTIKCYNCDSCKAGVAQYMKTEWRLVAIFNVVLFVVLISSLLSTRFDSEQSFGLLNGLVQISNITFKDCQTTTVPKQF, via the exons ATGGGTATGGGCACAAGCACTTTCGTTATCAGATGGGTCAATCTTCTTACAATG CTATTGGCTGTGGCAGTGATAATATTTGGGGTGTGGATGAGTACACACAATGATGGTTGCAGAAGGTCACTTACATTTCCAGTTATAGCTCTTGGtggtttcatcttcttgat ATCCATAATCGGATTTCTTGGCGCGTGCAAGAGAAGTGTGGCGCTTCTTTGGATT TATCTTGCCGTGCTCCTGATCGTTTTGATCGCGATTCTTGTCTTTACCGTACTGGC GTTCATTGTAACAAACAATGGTTCTGGCCATACTAACCCTGGTTTAAG GTACAAGGAGTATAAGCTGAATGATTACAGCTCATGGTTTCTAAAACAG CTTAACAACACCAGTAACTGGATAAGACTAAAGAGTTGTCTTGTTAAATCCGAGCAATGTCGGAAGCTTTCCAAGAAATACAAG ACCATCAAACAGTTGAAATCCGCAGAATTAACCCCGATAGAAGCTGGATGTTGTCGACCACCATCTGA GTGTGGTTATCCTGCGGTGAATGCTTCTTACTATGACTTGAGCTTTCATTCGATAAGTTCTAACAAAGATTGTAAGCTTTACAAGAATTTGAGGACTATCAAGTGCTACAACTGTGATTCTTGCAA AGCTGGAGTTGCTCAGTACATGAAAACCGAGTGGCGACTTGTTGCGATCTTCAATGTGGTCCTGTTTGTTGTCTTGATAAGCTCTCTTCTTAGCACGAGATTTGACTCTGAACAAAGTTTTGGCCTTTTAAACGGTTTAGTGCAAATTTCCAACATAACCTTTAAAGATTGCCAAACCACAACAGTAccaaaacagttttaa
- the TET10 gene encoding tetraspanin10: protein MGMGTSTFVIRWVNLLTMLLAVAVIIFGVWMSTHNDGCRRSLTFPVIALGGFIFLISIIGFLGACKRSVALLWIYLAVLLIVLIAILVFTVLAFIVTNNGSGHTNPGLRYKEYKLNDYSSWFLKQLNNTSNWIRLKSCLVKSEQCRKLSKKYKTIKQLKSAELTPIEAGCCRPPSECGYPAVNASYYDLSFHSISSNKDCKLYKNLRTIKCYNCDSCK, encoded by the exons ATGGGTATGGGCACAAGCACTTTCGTTATCAGATGGGTCAATCTTCTTACAATG CTATTGGCTGTGGCAGTGATAATATTTGGGGTGTGGATGAGTACACACAATGATGGTTGCAGAAGGTCACTTACATTTCCAGTTATAGCTCTTGGtggtttcatcttcttgat ATCCATAATCGGATTTCTTGGCGCGTGCAAGAGAAGTGTGGCGCTTCTTTGGATT TATCTTGCCGTGCTCCTGATCGTTTTGATCGCGATTCTTGTCTTTACCGTACTGGC GTTCATTGTAACAAACAATGGTTCTGGCCATACTAACCCTGGTTTAAG GTACAAGGAGTATAAGCTGAATGATTACAGCTCATGGTTTCTAAAACAG CTTAACAACACCAGTAACTGGATAAGACTAAAGAGTTGTCTTGTTAAATCCGAGCAATGTCGGAAGCTTTCCAAGAAATACAAG ACCATCAAACAGTTGAAATCCGCAGAATTAACCCCGATAGAAGCTGGATGTTGTCGACCACCATCTGA GTGTGGTTATCCTGCGGTGAATGCTTCTTACTATGACTTGAGCTTTCATTCGATAAGTTCTAACAAAGATTGTAAGCTTTACAAGAATTTGAGGACTATCAAGTGCTACAACTGTGATTCTTGCAAGTAG
- the TET10 gene encoding tetraspanin10 → MGMGTSTFVIRWVNLLTMLLAVAVIIFGVWMSTHNDGCRRSLTFPVIALGGFIFLISIIGFLGACKRSVALLWIYLAVLLIVLIAILVFTVLAFIVTNNGSGHTNPGLRYKEYKLNDYSSWFLKQLNNTSNWIRLKSCLVKSEQCRKLSKKYKTIKQLKSAELTPIEAGCCRPPSEYVYLCLFLLFVDVLNPQKYRTVSMLFLCQGVVILR, encoded by the exons ATGGGTATGGGCACAAGCACTTTCGTTATCAGATGGGTCAATCTTCTTACAATG CTATTGGCTGTGGCAGTGATAATATTTGGGGTGTGGATGAGTACACACAATGATGGTTGCAGAAGGTCACTTACATTTCCAGTTATAGCTCTTGGtggtttcatcttcttgat ATCCATAATCGGATTTCTTGGCGCGTGCAAGAGAAGTGTGGCGCTTCTTTGGATT TATCTTGCCGTGCTCCTGATCGTTTTGATCGCGATTCTTGTCTTTACCGTACTGGC GTTCATTGTAACAAACAATGGTTCTGGCCATACTAACCCTGGTTTAAG GTACAAGGAGTATAAGCTGAATGATTACAGCTCATGGTTTCTAAAACAG CTTAACAACACCAGTAACTGGATAAGACTAAAGAGTTGTCTTGTTAAATCCGAGCAATGTCGGAAGCTTTCCAAGAAATACAAG ACCATCAAACAGTTGAAATCCGCAGAATTAACCCCGATAGAAGCTGGATGTTGTCGACCACCATCTGAGTATGTATATCTATGTCTCTTCTTGTtatttgttgatgttttgaatCCGCAGAAATATCGAACCGTCTCAATGTTGTTTTTATGCCAAGGTGTGGTTATCCTGCGGTGA
- the ABCI1 gene encoding non-intrinsic ABC protein 10 (non-intrinsic ABC protein 10 (NAP10); FUNCTIONS IN: transporter activity; INVOLVED IN: transport; EXPRESSED IN: cotyledon; CONTAINS InterPro DOMAIN/s: ATPase, AAA+ type, core (InterPro:IPR003593), ABC transporter-like (InterPro:IPR003439), ABC transporter, haem export, CcmA (InterPro:IPR005895); BEST Arabidopsis thaliana protein match is: non-intrinsic ABC protein 3 (TAIR:AT1G67940.1); Has 360446 Blast hits to 338127 proteins in 3858 species: Archae - 6408; Bacteria - 294085; Metazoa - 7445; Fungi - 3734; Plants - 4292; Viruses - 13; Other Eukaryotes - 44469 (source: NCBI BLink).) translates to MSIRRPQIPRLLLQNVSCMRNAQQILRHVNVSLHDGGALVLTGTNGSGKSTFLRMLAGFSKPSAGEILWNGHDITQSGIFQQYKLQLNWISLKDAIKERFTVLDNVQWFELLENKIGKAQPALELMGLGRLVKEKSRMLSMGQRKRLQLARLLAIDRPIWLLDEPSVALDDEGVRLLEYIIAEHRKKGGIVIVATHLPIDIEDAMILRLPPRFPRKMTLIDMLDRADIS, encoded by the coding sequence ATGTCTATCAGGAGGCCTCAAATCCCTcggcttcttcttcaaaacgTCTCTTGCATGAGAAACGCGCAGCAGATTCTAAGACACGTGAATGTATCTCTTCATGACGGTGGTGCACTTGTCTTAACTGGAACAAACGGATCCGGTAAATCAACTTTCTTGAGAATGTTAGCTGGATTCTCAAAACCCTCTGCAGGAGAAATCCTTTGGAATGGTCACGACATCACACAGTCAGGAATCTTTCAACAATACAAACTCCAACTCAACTGGATCTCTTTAAAAGACGCCATCAAAGAGAGATTCACAGTACTCGATAATGTCCAATGGTTTGAGCTTCTCGAGAATAAAATCGGCAAAGCTCAACCCGCGTTGGAGCTAATGGGGTTAGGGAGACTGGTGAAAGAGAAATCGAGAATGTTATCGATGGGTCAGAGGAAAAGATTGCAACTTGCGAGGCTCCTCGCTATCGATAGACCGATATGGCTTTTGGATGAACCATCCGTTGCTTTGGATGATGAAGGTGTTAGATTGCTCGAGTATATTATCGCAGAGCATAGGAAAAAAGGAGGGATTGTGATTGTCGCGACTCATCTTCCGATAGACATTGAAGATGCTATGATCTTGAGGCTTCCTCCTAGGTTTCCAAGGAAAATGACTTTGATTGATATGCTTGATCGTGCAGACATTTCTTAG
- a CDS encoding Serine protease inhibitor (SERPIN) family protein (Serine protease inhibitor (SERPIN) family protein; FUNCTIONS IN: serine-type endopeptidase inhibitor activity; INVOLVED IN: biological_process unknown; CONTAINS InterPro DOMAIN/s: Protease inhibitor I4, serpin, plant (InterPro:IPR015554), Protease inhibitor I4, serpin (InterPro:IPR000215); BEST Arabidopsis thaliana protein match is: serpin 2 (TAIR:AT2G14540.1); Has 3663 Blast hits to 3650 proteins in 337 species: Archae - 55; Bacteria - 265; Metazoa - 2866; Fungi - 3; Plants - 271; Viruses - 74; Other Eukaryotes - 129 (source: NCBI BLink).) encodes MVFGFVLKAVQVRQELNKWASDHTNGLIIDLLPRGSVKSETVQVYGNALYFKGAWENKFDKSSTKDNEFHQGKEVHVPFMRSYESQYIMACDGFKVLGLPYQQGLDDTKRKFSIYFYLPD; translated from the coding sequence atggtttttggttttgttttgaaggcTGTACAAGTGCGTCAAGAGCTGAATAAGTGGGCTTCCGATCACACCAATGGTCTCATCATAGACCTTCTTCCTCGTGGATCCGTTAAAAGCGAAACCGTTCAGGTTTATGGAAACGCATTGTACTTCAAAGGAGCATGGGAAAACAAATTTGACAAGTCTTCAACCAAAGACAACGAGTTTCACCAAGGCAAAGAAGTACATGTGCCTTTCATGAGAAGCTATGAAAGTCAATATATAATGGCTTGCGATGGTTTCAAGGTCCTTGGACTACCATACCAACAAGGCCTTGATGATACCAAACGAAAATTCTCAATCTATTTCTATCTTCCCGACTAG
- a CDS encoding Aldolase-type TIM barrel family protein (Aldolase-type TIM barrel family protein; FUNCTIONS IN: ribulose-phosphate 3-epimerase activity, catalytic activity; INVOLVED IN: carbohydrate metabolic process, metabolic process; LOCATED IN: plasma membrane; EXPRESSED IN: 22 plant structures; EXPRESSED DURING: 13 growth stages; CONTAINS InterPro DOMAIN/s: Aldolase-type TIM barrel (InterPro:IPR013785), Ribulose-phosphate 3-epimerase (InterPro:IPR000056), Ribulose-phosphate binding barrel (InterPro:IPR011060); BEST Arabidopsis thaliana protein match is: Aldolase-type TIM barrel family protein (TAIR:AT3G01850.2); Has 8998 Blast hits to 8995 proteins in 2611 species: Archae - 49; Bacteria - 5545; Metazoa - 177; Fungi - 138; Plants - 141; Viruses - 0; Other Eukaryotes - 2948 (source: NCBI BLink).) — MVGVSPKIAPSMLSSDFANLAAEAKRMIDLGANWLHMDIMDGHFVSNLTIGAPVIESLRKHTNAYLDCHLMVTNPMDYVDQMAKAGASGFTFHVEVAQENWQELVKKIKAAGMRPGVALKPGTPVEQVYPLVEGTNPVEMVLVMTVEPGFGGQKFMPSMMDKVRALRNKYPTLDIEVDGGLGPSTIDAAAAAGANCIVAGSSVFGAPKPGDVISLLRASVEKAQPST; from the exons ATGGTGGGTGTGTCGCCGAAGATCGCTCCGTCGATGTTGTCATCGGACTTTGCAAATCTTGCCGCGGAGGCTAAGCGGATGATCGATTTGGGCGCCAATTGGCTTCACATGGACATTATG GACGG GCATTTTGTTTCTAACCTAACGATTGGTGCTCCTGTCATCGAGAGTTTGAGGAAGCACACAAA TGCATATCTTGATTGCCACTTAATGGTGACGAACCCCATGGATTATGTGGATCAGATGGCTAAAGCTGGGGCGTCTGGTTTCACATTCCACGTTGAGGTGGCccaag AGAATTGGCAAGAACTTGTGAAGAAGATTAAGGCTGCTGGGATGAGGCCAGGTGTGGCTCTAAAGCCTGGAACACCTGTTGAACAAGTCTATCCTCTG GTCGAAGGTACAAATCCGGTCGAAATGGTTCTTGTGATGACTGTGGAGCCTGGATTTGGAGGCCAGAAGTTCATGCCCAGCATGATGGACAAG GTCAGGGCATTGAGGAACAAGTACCCAACACTTGATATTGAG GTGGACGGCGGCTTAGGCCCTTCCACAATCGATGCAGCAGCTGCAGCTGGAGCCAACTGTATCGTCGCAGGAAGTTCAGTGTTTGGAGCTCCGAAGCCTGGGGACGTCATATCCCTTTTGCGGGCTAGTGTTGAGAAAGCACAACCCTCCACTTAA
- a CDS encoding Remorin family protein (Remorin family protein; CONTAINS InterPro DOMAIN/s: Remorin, C-terminal (InterPro:IPR005516); BEST Arabidopsis thaliana protein match is: Remorin family protein (TAIR:AT3G61260.1).): MHMGQNKPVQKKSPLYEESTIIFASSQNEKLVEIEKEKRLALIDAWEENEKAKAQTKAYKELCSIESWENNMKTALELDLKKMEENLQVEKTEFSKKFKKKIPEIEKIAEAKREKIEKQKEQESIKVEKISEKLIATPNAYPPNTKTCGCF; the protein is encoded by the exons ATGCATATGGGACAAAATAAACCAGTCCAGAAAAAGTCTCCATTATATGAAGAAAGTACTATCATTTTTGCTTCAAGTCAAA atGAAAAACTTGttgagatagagaaagagaagagacttGCGTTAATAGATGCATGGGAAGAGAACGAGAAGGCAAAAGCTCAAACCAA GGCTTACAAAGAACTTTGCTCGATTGAATCATGGGAAAACAACATGAAGACAGCTCTAGAGTtagatttgaagaaaatggag gagAATTTACAAGTGGAGAAAACTGAAttctcaaaaaaattcaagaaaaaaatacctGAAATTGAGAAGATTGCAGAagccaaaagagaaaaaatagagaaacaaaaggagcAAGAATCTATCAAAGTCGAAAAAATAAGTGAGAAGCTAATTGCAACTCCAAATGCCTATCCACCCAATACCAAAACTTGTGGATGtttctaa
- a CDS encoding Remorin family protein: MPFQSFELLVSTNCSFYFYFSVKISQKYKGRRTDEKRNPNMHMGQNKPVQKKSPLYEESTIIFASSQNEKLVEIEKEKRLALIDAWEENEKAKAQTKAYKELCSIESWENNMKTALELDLKKMEENLQVEKTEFSKKFKKKIPEIEKIAEAKREKIEKQKEQESIKVEKISEKLIATPNAYPPNTKTCGCF, encoded by the exons ATGCCCTTTCAATCATTTGAGTTACTAGTTTCTACTAACTgcagtttttacttttatttttctgtaaaaATCTCACAAAAGTACAAAGGAAGAAGGACGGACGAGAAGAGAAACCCTAACATGCATATGGGACAAAATAAACCAGTCCAGAAAAAGTCTCCATTATATGAAGAAAGTACTATCATTTTTGCTTCAAGTCAAA atGAAAAACTTGttgagatagagaaagagaagagacttGCGTTAATAGATGCATGGGAAGAGAACGAGAAGGCAAAAGCTCAAACCAA GGCTTACAAAGAACTTTGCTCGATTGAATCATGGGAAAACAACATGAAGACAGCTCTAGAGTtagatttgaagaaaatggag gagAATTTACAAGTGGAGAAAACTGAAttctcaaaaaaattcaagaaaaaaatacctGAAATTGAGAAGATTGCAGAagccaaaagagaaaaaatagagaaacaaaaggagcAAGAATCTATCAAAGTCGAAAAAATAAGTGAGAAGCTAATTGCAACTCCAAATGCCTATCCACCCAATACCAAAACTTGTGGATGtttctaa